In one Sphingobium indicum B90A genomic region, the following are encoded:
- the glk gene encoding glucokinase, translated as MTEIIAADIGGTNARFARAKLDARNVPTLGKVRKYKVADYPSLQACWAAFVEDEGGKLPNAASIAFATAIGREVIKLTNSAWVIRPDALDEELGLKHLRLVNDFEAVAHAVARLPKENLPLLFGEDRPFPRDGGVTILGPGTGLGVAMIAFDDGEPHVIATEGGHLDFAPLDPLEEKILAYLRDKFLRVSTERIVSGPGLNNIYKAMATIGHDRVVLMEDAELWQAAIDGTDEFARAAFDRFCMSYGSVAGDLALAQGPHTVVLAGGLTQRMRALLPQSGFHQRFTAKGRFESLMKAVPIRLALHDEIGLYGAAAAFREKR; from the coding sequence ATGACCGAGATCATCGCCGCCGACATCGGCGGCACCAATGCCCGTTTCGCCCGCGCCAAACTGGATGCGCGCAATGTTCCGACTTTGGGCAAGGTGCGCAAATATAAGGTGGCCGATTATCCCAGCCTTCAGGCCTGCTGGGCCGCGTTCGTGGAAGATGAGGGGGGCAAGCTGCCCAATGCCGCCTCCATCGCCTTCGCCACCGCCATCGGGCGGGAGGTGATCAAGCTGACCAACAGCGCCTGGGTGATCCGGCCCGATGCGCTGGACGAGGAACTGGGGCTGAAGCATCTGCGGCTGGTCAATGATTTCGAGGCGGTGGCCCATGCCGTGGCGCGCCTGCCCAAGGAAAATCTGCCGCTGCTGTTCGGGGAAGACAGGCCCTTTCCGCGTGACGGCGGGGTGACGATATTGGGGCCGGGCACCGGGCTGGGCGTGGCGATGATCGCCTTCGACGATGGCGAGCCGCATGTCATCGCGACCGAGGGCGGGCATCTGGACTTCGCGCCGCTCGATCCGCTTGAGGAGAAGATACTCGCCTATCTGCGCGACAAGTTCCTGCGCGTGTCGACGGAGCGGATCGTGTCGGGGCCGGGCCTCAACAATATCTACAAGGCGATGGCGACCATCGGCCATGACCGGGTCGTGCTGATGGAGGATGCCGAATTGTGGCAGGCGGCCATCGACGGCACCGACGAATTCGCGCGGGCGGCGTTCGATCGTTTCTGCATGTCCTACGGGTCGGTCGCGGGCGATCTGGCGCTGGCGCAGGGACCGCACACGGTGGTGCTGGCGGGCGGGCTGACGCAGCGGATGCGGGCCTTGCTGCCGCAGAGCGGGTTCCATCAGCGCTTCACCGCCAAGGGGCGGTTCGAGAGCCTGATGAAGGCGGTGCCGATCCGGCTCGCTTTGCATGACGAAATCGGGCTGTACGGCGCGGCCGCCGCCTTTCGGGAGAAGAGATGA
- a CDS encoding ammonium transporter, with protein sequence MHRLLAILLLLLSATPQPAMAQVAVADSGDTAWMMLCGLLVLLAALPGLALRHAGLVHVRSALSIGVQGVAVAAGVSLLWGLVGYSLAYAPGSGWLGGRAHLLLADLGALRDGLTVPESAFVLFQMALAMLAAGLLPGAVAERVRLGWMAAFALLWLLLVYAPVVHWVWGGGWLATMGVMDFAGALVVHLSAGFSALALVLVVGRRRAASAGHAPVLGIAGGLLLWIGWAGILGGWSFGATDNAATAILNGHFAACAGLFGWMLVERIDKGHVTANGLVSGALAGLVAISASGALVGPGGAMAIGLIAAMACRLAKGLLGDRIDDAADIFVIHGLGGLTGALMLFPFVLPALGGVGFAAGISLAGAFIAQCIGIAAVAIWAMAGTAIIALMLSVVTPARIGAREEAEGLDLARHGQQGWDFR encoded by the coding sequence ATGCATCGCCTCCTTGCCATTCTCCTTCTCCTGCTGTCGGCAACGCCGCAGCCCGCCATGGCGCAGGTGGCGGTAGCGGACAGCGGCGACACGGCATGGATGATGCTGTGCGGCCTGCTGGTGCTGCTGGCGGCGCTGCCGGGACTCGCCTTGCGCCATGCGGGCCTGGTCCATGTGCGCAGCGCGCTGTCGATCGGCGTGCAGGGGGTGGCGGTGGCTGCAGGGGTTTCGCTGCTCTGGGGGCTTGTCGGCTATAGCCTCGCCTATGCGCCGGGAAGCGGGTGGCTGGGCGGCCGGGCGCATCTGTTGCTGGCCGATCTGGGCGCGCTGCGCGATGGGCTGACCGTGCCGGAATCGGCCTTCGTGCTGTTCCAGATGGCGCTGGCGATGCTTGCCGCGGGCCTGTTGCCGGGCGCAGTCGCGGAACGGGTGCGCCTGGGGTGGATGGCGGCCTTTGCCCTGCTGTGGCTGCTGCTGGTCTATGCGCCGGTGGTGCACTGGGTCTGGGGCGGCGGGTGGCTCGCCACCATGGGCGTCATGGATTTTGCAGGGGCGCTGGTCGTTCATCTGAGCGCCGGCTTTTCCGCGCTCGCGCTGGTGCTGGTGGTTGGCAGGCGGCGCGCCGCCTCTGCCGGACATGCGCCTGTGCTGGGCATTGCGGGCGGGCTTCTGCTGTGGATCGGCTGGGCCGGCATATTGGGCGGATGGTCCTTCGGCGCGACGGACAACGCCGCGACCGCCATTCTGAACGGCCATTTCGCCGCCTGCGCGGGCCTGTTCGGATGGATGCTGGTGGAGCGGATCGACAAGGGGCATGTCACCGCCAATGGCCTGGTTTCGGGCGCGCTCGCCGGGCTGGTGGCGATCTCCGCCTCCGGCGCTTTGGTGGGACCGGGCGGGGCGATGGCCATCGGGCTGATCGCGGCCATGGCCTGCCGACTGGCGAAGGGATTACTGGGCGACCGTATCGACGACGCGGCGGATATTTTCGTGATCCACGGACTGGGCGGGCTGACGGGCGCGCTGATGCTGTTCCCCTTCGTGCTGCCGGCGCTGGGCGGGGTCGGATTCGCGGCGGGAATCAGCCTTGCCGGCGCTTTCATCGCGCAGTGCATCGGCATCGCGGCGGTGGCGATCTGGGCGATGGCGGGAACGGCCATCATCGCGCTGATGCTGTCGGTCGTGACGCCCGCGCGGATCGGCGCGCGGGAAGAAGCCGAGGGGCTGGACCTCGCCCGCCATGGACAGCAGGGCTGGGATTTCCGCTAG
- a CDS encoding GIN domain-containing protein, which yields MPLPRSFALLSVMMLSAVPAAAATRGFTITGFDAIRVDAPVEVVITTGAGASARAEGDQAMLDRLKVDVSGRLLAVTLERARSGEKSGGRAVLRLSTGDLNRVVLTGGGSVSVSRMKGLRGEIVLGGNGDVSVAAVDLDQFSLGVAGAGRANLSGRAGVAAIRVTGPGAVMAEGLRVRQATVANDGPGNVAVTAEVSARVSASGSGDVAVAGKAACSVDNRGTGRISCGGESY from the coding sequence ATGCCGCTGCCCCGCTCGTTCGCCCTGCTGAGCGTCATGATGCTGTCTGCCGTCCCGGCGGCGGCGGCCACGCGCGGATTCACCATCACCGGCTTCGACGCCATCCGCGTGGATGCGCCGGTGGAGGTCGTCATCACCACAGGCGCGGGCGCTTCAGCGCGGGCGGAAGGCGATCAGGCGATGCTGGACCGGCTGAAGGTGGACGTATCCGGCCGCCTGCTCGCGGTGACGTTGGAGCGGGCGCGATCGGGCGAGAAGTCGGGCGGGCGCGCGGTGCTGCGGCTGTCGACCGGCGACCTCAACCGCGTGGTGCTGACCGGCGGCGGGTCGGTGTCGGTCAGCCGGATGAAGGGCCTGCGCGGCGAGATCGTGCTGGGCGGCAATGGCGATGTCAGCGTGGCGGCGGTGGATCTGGACCAGTTCAGCCTGGGGGTGGCCGGAGCCGGCCGGGCGAACCTGTCCGGCCGGGCAGGCGTGGCGGCGATCCGCGTCACCGGCCCCGGAGCGGTGATGGCGGAAGGCCTGCGGGTGCGGCAAGCCACGGTGGCGAATGACGGCCCGGGAAATGTGGCGGTGACGGCGGAGGTCTCGGCCAGGGTTTCGGCATCCGGATCGGGCGATGTGGCGGTGGCGGGGAAAGCCGCCTGCAGCGTCGATAATCGCGGGACGGGGCGGATCAGTTGCGGCGGGGAATCCTATTAG
- a CDS encoding glycosyltransferase family 2 protein: MGVAVGIFAHQEERRIGPCLASLPLERADSVFHVLVNGSTDATADRARKAAGGRANVMVHDLAAGGKARTWNHFVHHLLTGGEDAVIFMDGDAEILPGSIDALVSDLAAQPGANAAAGMPANGRSAAAYRRSLREERGLFGDLYALSGRFVAAIRMKGLRLPEDLIGDDGLVAAWAHTDLGRDVDWRRERILACEEAGFRCEAVSLLRPSTLRMQYRRMINYSVRFYQNRIISEIMGREGVGGLPARMDALYGDWLPRFAPRALPAGWFDRKALARMRASAQGN, translated from the coding sequence ATGGGCGTCGCGGTCGGCATATTCGCGCATCAGGAGGAACGGCGGATCGGCCCTTGCCTCGCGTCGCTGCCGCTCGAGCGCGCGGACAGCGTCTTCCATGTGCTGGTCAACGGATCGACCGACGCCACGGCAGATCGCGCGCGGAAGGCGGCCGGCGGGCGGGCGAATGTCATGGTTCACGATCTCGCCGCCGGGGGCAAGGCGCGGACCTGGAACCATTTTGTCCACCACCTGCTGACCGGCGGAGAAGATGCCGTCATCTTCATGGACGGCGATGCGGAAATCCTGCCCGGATCGATCGACGCGCTGGTGTCGGATCTCGCTGCGCAGCCAGGCGCCAATGCAGCGGCGGGGATGCCGGCAAATGGGCGATCCGCGGCAGCCTATCGCCGCAGCCTGCGCGAGGAACGGGGATTGTTCGGCGATCTCTATGCGCTGTCGGGGCGCTTCGTCGCGGCGATCCGGATGAAGGGCCTGCGGCTGCCCGAAGACCTGATCGGAGACGACGGGCTGGTCGCGGCATGGGCGCATACCGATCTGGGACGCGACGTCGACTGGCGGCGGGAGCGCATCCTGGCCTGCGAGGAAGCCGGCTTCCGCTGCGAGGCGGTCAGCCTGTTGCGGCCCTCGACCCTGCGCATGCAATATCGGCGGATGATCAACTATTCGGTTCGCTTTTATCAGAACCGGATCATTTCGGAGATCATGGGCCGGGAGGGCGTGGGCGGGCTGCCGGCACGGATGGATGCGCTTTATGGAGATTGGCTGCCGCGCTTCGCGCCGCGAGCGCTGCCCGCGGGATGGTTCGACCGGAAAGCGCTGGCGCGGATGCGGGCTTCCGCGCAGGGGAATTAG
- a CDS encoding gamma carbonic anhydrase family protein: MTDYPDVSIIPFNGKTPKIHPSAFIAPGCRIIGDVEIGPDVSIWYNCVIRADVNFIHIGARTNIQDGTVVHCDSPGDHIDGRPSEGWPTIIGEDVLIGHMAMVHGCVLKDRAFVGLGAIVMSGCTVESDAMLAAGALLSPGKTVLHRQLWAGRPAKYMRDLSDEALIDMREGVDHYVHNGKAHKGAVKAASSD; this comes from the coding sequence ATGACCGACTATCCCGATGTCTCCATCATTCCCTTCAACGGCAAGACCCCGAAAATCCACCCCAGCGCCTTCATCGCCCCCGGCTGCCGGATCATCGGCGACGTGGAGATCGGCCCCGACGTCAGCATCTGGTATAATTGCGTGATCCGCGCCGACGTGAACTTCATCCATATCGGCGCGCGCACCAATATCCAGGACGGCACGGTGGTCCATTGCGACAGCCCCGGCGACCATATAGACGGCCGCCCATCCGAAGGCTGGCCGACGATCATCGGCGAGGATGTGCTGATCGGCCATATGGCGATGGTCCATGGCTGCGTGCTGAAGGACCGCGCCTTCGTCGGGCTGGGCGCCATCGTCATGAGCGGCTGCACGGTGGAAAGCGACGCCATGCTGGCCGCAGGCGCGCTGCTCTCGCCGGGCAAGACGGTGCTGCACCGCCAGCTATGGGCGGGCCGCCCCGCCAAATATATGCGCGACCTGTCCGACGAAGCGCTGATCGACATGCGCGAAGGCGTCGACCATTATGTCCACAATGGAAAGGCGCATAAGGGCGCGGTGAAGGCGGCGTCGTCGGATTGA
- a CDS encoding M28 family metallopeptidase: MRKWISGLLLGLISTTAPAAPEDRGEAWWKHVRTLADDGYEGRGTGKPGHERAADYVIGQLRALGLKPAGIDGYKQPVAFTEQVILSQESSASLTGPGGDTALAAPADIIFSGGGGPAPENVSAPLVFAGYGLHLPEVGHDDFAGLDLKGKIVVVVSGGPATISGALKSHARSERAAWLARQGALGLIQLVTPKQVEIPWDRRMALASQPALYFRDATLRETLTPFLSAQFDPAKSALLFAGSGHDFAQVAAAADSSGPVPSFPLAQRLNAKVAARRADLNSPNIIAVMPGTDPLLGKEYVVLSAHLDGYGMGTPINGDAIYNGALDNASGVASLLEIARTLREGKVKPRRSILFAIVTAEEKGLLGSSYFARRPTVPQKAMVADLNFDMALPIFPLTSVTPVGYDQSSLGKDAEAVSAAMNLPITPDPFPDRNVFIRSDQYSFIRAGIPALFFKYGFKAGTPEATVERAWRANIYHSPKDDANQPVMPAESVKLNDYVAAVTLRVANAPGRPQWNEDSFFRRFAK; this comes from the coding sequence ATGCGCAAATGGATTTCCGGACTTCTCCTGGGCTTGATCAGCACCACGGCCCCCGCCGCGCCCGAAGACCGGGGCGAAGCCTGGTGGAAACATGTCCGCACCCTTGCCGACGATGGCTATGAAGGGCGCGGGACGGGCAAGCCCGGCCATGAGAGGGCGGCCGATTATGTGATCGGGCAGCTTCGGGCGCTCGGGCTGAAACCGGCCGGGATCGACGGCTATAAACAGCCCGTCGCCTTTACCGAGCAGGTGATCCTGTCGCAGGAGAGCAGCGCTTCGCTGACGGGGCCGGGCGGCGATACCGCGCTGGCGGCGCCCGCCGACATCATCTTTTCCGGGGGAGGCGGCCCGGCCCCTGAAAATGTGAGCGCGCCTCTGGTCTTCGCCGGTTACGGCCTGCACCTGCCGGAGGTGGGGCATGACGATTTCGCCGGCCTCGACCTCAAGGGCAAGATCGTGGTGGTGGTTTCGGGCGGTCCCGCGACCATCTCCGGCGCGCTCAAGTCCCACGCCCGTTCGGAACGGGCGGCGTGGCTGGCAAGGCAGGGGGCGTTGGGGCTGATCCAGCTCGTGACGCCCAAGCAGGTGGAAATTCCCTGGGACCGGCGCATGGCGCTGGCCAGCCAGCCGGCGCTGTACTTTCGCGACGCAACCCTGCGGGAGACGCTGACGCCCTTCCTGTCCGCCCAGTTCGACCCGGCGAAATCCGCTCTGCTCTTTGCTGGGTCGGGCCATGATTTCGCGCAGGTCGCCGCCGCCGCCGACAGTTCCGGGCCGGTGCCGTCCTTTCCGCTGGCCCAGCGACTGAACGCGAAGGTGGCGGCGAGGCGCGCCGATCTGAATTCTCCCAACATCATCGCGGTGATGCCGGGCACGGACCCGCTGCTCGGCAAGGAATATGTCGTCCTCTCCGCGCATCTGGACGGATATGGGATGGGCACGCCGATCAACGGGGATGCGATCTACAACGGCGCTCTCGACAATGCGTCGGGCGTGGCCAGCCTGCTGGAAATCGCCCGGACCCTGCGCGAGGGCAAGGTGAAGCCCAGGCGATCGATCCTCTTCGCCATCGTCACGGCCGAGGAGAAGGGTCTGCTCGGCTCCAGCTATTTCGCGCGGAGGCCGACCGTGCCGCAGAAGGCGATGGTGGCCGACCTCAATTTCGACATGGCGCTGCCGATATTCCCGCTGACCAGCGTGACGCCCGTGGGTTACGACCAGAGCAGCCTGGGCAAGGATGCCGAAGCGGTCAGCGCGGCCATGAACCTGCCCATCACGCCCGATCCCTTTCCGGACCGCAATGTCTTCATCCGGTCCGACCAGTACAGCTTCATCCGGGCGGGTATTCCCGCGCTGTTCTTCAAATATGGCTTCAAGGCGGGCACGCCGGAGGCGACGGTGGAAAGGGCGTGGCGCGCCAACATCTACCATTCGCCCAAGGACGACGCGAACCAGCCGGTGATGCCGGCCGAATCGGTGAAGCTGAACGATTATGTCGCCGCCGTGACCCTGCGCGTCGCAAACGCCCCCGGCCGCCCGCAATGGAATGAGGACAGCTTCTTCCGCCGCTTCGCCAAATAG
- the hemB gene encoding porphobilinogen synthase has product MTQASYPALRLRRTRASAWSRAMHAENRLTPSDFIWPLFVTEGGQVEEPIKSLPGVSRWSVDLIVERAREAQAAGIPCLALFPNTQPDRRSDDGAEALNPDNLMCRAIRAIKDAVPDIGILTDVALDPYTAHGQDGLLDETGYVVNDATIDVLIGQSLNQAAAGADIIAPSDMMDGRVGAIREALEEEGHANVQIMAYAAKYASAFYGPFRDAVGSGGLLKGNKKSYQMDPANSQEALREVALDIAEGADSVMVKPGLPYLDIIARVKGRFEVPVFAYQVSGEYAMLEAAAAVGAGDRDALVLETLLAFKRAGCSGVLTYHALHAARLLGA; this is encoded by the coding sequence ATGACCCAAGCCTCCTATCCGGCGCTTCGCCTGCGCCGCACCCGCGCCTCGGCCTGGAGCCGGGCGATGCACGCCGAAAACCGCCTGACCCCCAGCGACTTCATCTGGCCGCTGTTCGTCACCGAAGGGGGACAGGTGGAGGAACCCATCAAGTCGCTCCCCGGCGTCTCCCGCTGGTCGGTCGACCTGATCGTCGAGCGCGCCAGGGAGGCGCAGGCGGCGGGCATTCCCTGCCTCGCCCTCTTCCCCAACACCCAGCCCGACCGCCGCAGCGACGACGGGGCGGAGGCGCTCAACCCCGACAATCTCATGTGCCGCGCCATCCGCGCCATCAAGGACGCGGTGCCCGACATCGGTATCCTCACCGACGTGGCGCTCGACCCCTACACCGCCCACGGCCAGGACGGTCTGCTGGACGAGACCGGCTATGTCGTCAACGACGCCACCATAGACGTCCTCATCGGCCAGTCGCTCAACCAGGCGGCGGCGGGCGCGGACATCATCGCCCCCAGCGACATGATGGACGGCCGCGTCGGCGCCATCCGCGAGGCGCTGGAGGAGGAAGGCCACGCCAATGTCCAGATCATGGCCTATGCCGCCAAATATGCCAGCGCCTTCTACGGCCCGTTCCGCGACGCGGTCGGCTCCGGCGGCCTGCTGAAGGGCAACAAGAAAAGCTATCAGATGGACCCCGCCAACAGCCAGGAAGCGCTGCGCGAGGTCGCCCTCGACATCGCCGAAGGCGCCGACAGCGTGATGGTGAAGCCGGGCCTGCCCTATCTCGACATCATCGCCCGTGTGAAGGGCCGGTTCGAAGTCCCTGTCTTCGCCTATCAGGTGTCGGGCGAATATGCGATGCTGGAGGCGGCCGCCGCCGTAGGCGCGGGGGACCGCGACGCGCTGGTGCTGGAAACGCTGCTGGCGTTCAAGCGGGCGGGCTGCTCAGGCGTCCTCACTTATCACGCCCTCCACGCTGCCCGATTGCTCGGAGCCTGA
- the eda gene encoding bifunctional 4-hydroxy-2-oxoglutarate aldolase/2-dehydro-3-deoxy-phosphogluconate aldolase: MSLSLEGVMQLAPVIPVLVVDRVEDALPIARALVKGGLPALEVTLRTPAALDVIREMAQVEGAVVGAGTVLNPGQLDAAMAAGARFIVSPGLTEPLGKAAIAAGIPFLPGTATAGDIMRGLDMGLSHFKFFPAETSGGLPALKALAAPLHMARFCPTGGITAESAPKWLAEPFVKCVGGSWVVPKGPVDAARIEALARAAAALPR, encoded by the coding sequence ATGTCGCTGAGTCTAGAAGGGGTGATGCAACTGGCGCCGGTGATCCCGGTGCTGGTGGTCGACCGGGTCGAGGATGCGCTGCCGATTGCGCGGGCGCTTGTGAAGGGCGGCCTGCCCGCGCTGGAGGTGACGTTGCGGACGCCCGCCGCGCTGGACGTGATCCGGGAGATGGCGCAGGTCGAGGGTGCGGTGGTCGGCGCGGGGACGGTGCTGAATCCCGGGCAACTGGACGCGGCGATGGCGGCCGGGGCGCGCTTCATCGTCAGCCCCGGCCTGACCGAGCCTTTGGGCAAGGCGGCGATCGCGGCGGGCATTCCGTTCCTGCCGGGCACGGCGACGGCGGGCGACATCATGCGCGGGCTGGACATGGGGCTGTCGCATTTCAAATTCTTCCCGGCAGAGACTTCGGGCGGGCTGCCAGCGTTGAAGGCGCTGGCGGCGCCCTTGCATATGGCGCGATTCTGCCCGACCGGCGGGATCACGGCGGAAAGCGCGCCCAAATGGCTGGCGGAACCCTTCGTCAAATGCGTGGGCGGCAGTTGGGTGGTGCCCAAGGGGCCGGTCGACGCGGCGAGGATCGAGGCTTTGGCGAGGGCGGCGGCGGCGTTGCCGCGCTGA
- a CDS encoding MFS transporter has translation MSSPAMTFTSRSLEDDARLINARDHKIAPGDISIGVIIGRTSEFFDFFVYAIASVIVFPSLVFPYVDALTGTLYSFAIFAVAFITRPIGSLIFMAIDRHFGRGTKLTVALFLLGGSTASIAFMPGYATIGHYAALVLIILRAAQGVALGGTWDGLASLLSLNAPRHQRGWYAMVPQLGAPLALLVASGLFAFFLMTLSRADFLDWGWRYPFFVAFAINVVALFARLRIVVTHEFERLFEQKDLQPSEVLPTVRAEGRNIVIGAFAPLASFALFHMVTVFPLSWVALFTNQPLERFLIIEMIGASVGLLAIVVSGFIADQIGRRSLLAWSALGIAIFSVMAPLLLNGGDLGEVAFMILGFMLLGLAFGQSSGVVASNFATETRYTGSALTSDLAWLVGAGFAPLVALLLSVKFGLAASGIYLLSGAVATMVALYINKELAARDR, from the coding sequence ATGAGTTCACCGGCCATGACCTTCACCTCCCGCTCGCTGGAGGATGATGCGCGCCTGATCAATGCGCGGGACCACAAGATCGCGCCGGGTGATATTTCCATTGGCGTGATCATTGGTCGCACCTCCGAATTCTTCGATTTCTTCGTTTACGCCATCGCCTCTGTCATCGTGTTTCCGAGCCTGGTGTTCCCCTATGTGGATGCGCTGACGGGCACGCTCTATTCCTTCGCGATCTTCGCTGTCGCCTTCATTACGCGGCCGATCGGTTCGTTGATCTTCATGGCGATCGACCGCCACTTCGGGCGCGGAACGAAGCTGACGGTCGCCTTGTTCCTGCTCGGCGGTTCGACCGCGTCCATCGCGTTCATGCCCGGTTATGCCACGATTGGCCATTATGCTGCGTTAGTCCTGATCATCTTGCGCGCCGCGCAGGGCGTCGCGCTGGGCGGCACCTGGGACGGGCTGGCGTCGCTGCTGTCGCTCAACGCGCCGCGGCATCAGCGCGGCTGGTACGCCATGGTGCCGCAACTCGGCGCGCCGTTGGCCCTGCTGGTGGCGAGCGGGCTGTTCGCCTTCTTCCTGATGACCCTGTCGCGGGCGGACTTCCTCGACTGGGGCTGGCGCTATCCCTTCTTCGTCGCCTTCGCGATCAACGTGGTGGCGCTGTTCGCCCGGCTGCGCATCGTGGTGACGCATGAGTTCGAGCGGCTGTTCGAGCAGAAAGACCTGCAACCCTCCGAAGTGCTGCCCACCGTCAGGGCGGAAGGACGCAACATCGTCATCGGCGCCTTCGCCCCGCTGGCCAGCTTCGCGCTGTTCCACATGGTGACGGTGTTCCCGCTGAGCTGGGTCGCACTCTTCACCAACCAGCCGCTGGAGCGCTTCCTGATCATCGAGATGATCGGCGCGTCGGTCGGCCTGCTGGCGATCGTCGTTTCGGGCTTCATCGCGGACCAGATCGGTCGTCGTTCGCTGCTGGCATGGTCGGCGCTAGGCATAGCGATATTCAGCGTCATGGCGCCGCTGCTGCTGAACGGCGGCGACCTGGGCGAGGTGGCCTTCATGATCCTGGGCTTCATGCTGCTGGGGCTGGCTTTCGGCCAGTCGTCCGGCGTGGTCGCGTCCAATTTCGCGACGGAAACGCGCTATACCGGATCGGCGCTGACGTCCGACCTGGCCTGGCTGGTCGGCGCGGGTTTCGCGCCGCTGGTGGCCTTGCTGCTGTCCGTGAAATTCGGGTTGGCCGCCTCTGGCATCTACCTGTTGTCGGGCGCGGTGGCGACGATGGTGGCGCTCTACATCAACAAGGAACTGGCGGCGCGGGATAGATAA